Below is a genomic region from Dioscorea cayenensis subsp. rotundata cultivar TDr96_F1 chromosome 14, TDr96_F1_v2_PseudoChromosome.rev07_lg8_w22 25.fasta, whole genome shotgun sequence.
CTTCCTTGATTAGCCAAAAAAATGGAACACAATAATGGTATGACATCCCTGTCATTTACGCTTTCTTCCGATATCCCTGGCTCTTCTACTGAAACTTGAGCAGAAACAAGCCGAGATCTGCAACAAAATTTataagatattaaaatttcaaataaaaaatgagcTTATTAACTAGCATGTAAAGGTCTCAGGGtagatattaaaaattttcaatgtcACAATCACAGATTCATATTCCAATGCCTGCTAATGATTAAAAGCATTATATACGACAAGCAGAAGGTAGGACTAGATGCTTTTTACAACATAAAAATCATGCCACTGAAACTGtgatattaaaatataacaaacttcATAAGGGAAGAGATAATTGCACAAGTTCTGCATCTAAGAGCATAAAATTAAGGAGACAGGGTACAACGCAGGTGCAGGTAATAAACAGGGTGCAAGAAGTACTATACTGTGCAACCAGAGCAAAAAGTTACCTGGGATACCTCCAAAAAAACCTCTAATCATTATAATAGTGAAATCAAGGAGAAAATTATTTTGCattaaatttcaagattaaTCTCAAACCATGAGATGTAAATTTCTAACTAATTGTGTCATCGTATGAAAGCCAAGTCAAAAATATATTGCAGAGAAAGTCAAGCATAACAACTCAAGCCTCACACCTATCTATCAAGTCTGACTTCTGAACTATATCAGATAGGCTCAAAATGAGGTCTAAAGTAATGGCTCCCAGATAACCTtataaaaaccagagaaaatgacaaaaaagaaaTTCAGCACCTAACCTAAAATGAATTCAACGAACTCTTTTTATGACAGTGAGTGGAAAAGTGATTATAGTTTCCTGAAAATTGAGGAAGGATTAAAGAGGATACCCTTTTAAAAGGAGCAAAAGATTTCTATACTGGATGTGAACAAAGGAAATCAGCTATGAAGGGAGACCAAAATTGACTTCACCAAAAAATAACCACCTCAAAATAAGAATTGTCAACAGGCCAAGCTGCGGCCTGAGATAGCCCAAACATTCCACACCTGaccaaataattttgaaaattttgaatgaGCACATCCCAAACTCAATCAAGCATATCGGCATTAAACTACTAGATCAGTAGGAATACAGGTCAGGCTTCAATTAAGCCAATCTGAATCCATAGCCAGCCCATTGACAGCAATACAAGGTGGTCAAAATTGATTCTAGTGAATATTAACAACTGAAacagttaaaaacaaaaatttaaaaaataaaataaaatatatttaaaaaaaaaacaaaggaaaggaAAGTAACAGCTTTGAGCATAGAAATTACCTATTCTGGCTATCCTTCTCAACTAGGTTCACAAGCAAGCCCAAAATAGCAACTAAAAATTCCAATTCATGATCATTTAGATGCTTGTTTTTAAGCTGACTAGCTTCTATAAGTGAGCTGGAGGATGAGATGGTATCTTTTAACTGGCTATGCGTAGAGCAAGATACGCCAAATGAAGGGAAGTGGCTGAGAATCAAGGAAGCCAAGGTCTCCAATCCACCACAAGCAGCAATCTGCCGACAACCTATGGGGTTGTCATTTGTTAAGTTCATAAGGACCTGCCAAAAGGAAACAGAGTAAAACCTCAAATTCTTATCCCATGTCAGataatgaaatagaaaaataaattgaaacaaattgTTTTGCCGTATAACTAGTTCTAGCATAATGGAACTAGTAAATATGGAAggaaataaaacaagataaatatcaccaagaaaaaaaaggaaatatcaAGTCCACatgatatgaaatattttgttttacctTGATTGCAGTGAGAAGACAATCTTCGATAAGAGTAGAATCTTCTTCAATAGATGTCAGGGAGGAGTTTCCAACAGTTAAATGATTCTCTCTGTCAGTTACTTGACTAAGTTCATGATCTGTTGGTCCCATTTGGATATCAGATTCATCCATTACTTTATTTTGTGAAGAGATTTGAAGAgtttgcataggttcttttttCTTGGCTAACAACTCCCACTTTGATGGTTCCATGtcatcttcatcaaatgcaaatGGATCATAGCTGTCCTTCATACAATTGCCTTTAACATCTTCAGATACATGTGGCTTCCTAGACAAGCTACTTAAAGTCCTTTTTGAACCAATGGCTTTTATGGAAATCCATCCATTTGAACTTTTGCAATGACTCTTACTTAAACCTGTAGCATTTTTATGACTTTCACCATTTGAGCCAGTCAATACCCCATTACTTAAACCTGATATAGTTGAATCGCTAATCCTCTTAACAGAATATACATCAGTGCCGGTTGACAATGTCATCCCTATATTAGGAATAGATTCTTCCGATTGGCAAATGGACAACCTCTGACGTTTAAGACATGCATTAATCCTCTCCCCTGGAGAGACTTCAACGCTACTACGCCCAACATGATCACAAGATGAAGTCTGATCTTGGTTATCTACAAGCACAAAGCAAAGTGGGCTAATACATGAATATTCCAAAACCAGTACAGATATTATTGGCAAACCACAAAAGGAACAAGTGAGAACAATTTTCCGTTCCCACTAACAGATCCAATTGCGTATAACAGCAGATCAGCAGATGCATGACATCTATGTGTATTCATTAAGCCAAAAAGCTAAAAGTCCTCATTTATGTTGTCCATAATTGCATATAGGTGACTAtagcataattaataaaaaaaaaaaaaactaacaattaTTGCCAACAAACAGATGCAAAAATAACATGATTGGCCATGCCACTCATGAAGGAATATTTCATAagtaaattacataattttaatGGATAAAGCGCTGATTATGTTTTGCACATAGATAAAAACATATGGAACAAGTAGAGTTAGACAAATAATATGATGCATATACGGTAATCACCTGCAGACAGACAGAAGCATGATATCTGGATGGATTTGCGAAAGAATATGTAATATAGAAACAGAAGCAGTCAACAATGAACTACAGCTGAATATCTTGTCATGCACAAGCTACGAAGAATTTCAAACTCAAATGTGAGAGGGTAAACTTACAATTAATTCAAGAAAGCAATGATGAACCACAGCTAAAAATTGTGCCATATATACAACAAAGGAGATATCAAAGTTCACATATTATACATCAAAATAGCAGAAATACCTATCTAGAAAATGCAAGTTTTAATCCTTCAAATACTTTCAAGAGCCAAGATAAATATTGCGTAACAATTCAAAGGGctatctaaaataaataaataaataaatacagaaAATCAAGTACCTAACAGGTGTTTCTTCAACTGATTTTCAGAAGCAGGGGAAAAATCAAGACCCGTTCTCTCAGAGGGACAATTTGATGGTGTCATTTGTTTGGAGATGTTCCAAGAACTTTGGTGCCGAGAGAGACCTATGGCAGAAAACAAAATGTAATTTAAGATAGAGAAATAAATACAGCATAGTTGATTTTAAGATATGCTACAGTATTAGAATGTATCATTCACAAGTGAGGACCTGACAGCAATTTAATAAAACTGATAATCATCCCAACAAAGGACAAGGGTAAGCCTCCAGATTTCATATTTGACTTCATCCCAAGCAAGTGTTTCTGTTGGAAGATAAAACAAGACCATACCCAATTAGATAACAGCAGCTGCTAAGAAGCTGAACATAATTCCCATGATTTAAGTGCATTTACCTGGTTATCCTTACTAAGAAACGTCGCATTTTCCATGATCTTCAGACATTTCAAGAGAAGCACAGCACACTGCAAAGCTGCTCCATCTTTAATATCTCGAACGGAATGCAAAGTGTGTTTTAACTCAATCTGCAGTATATAGATAGTTTAAGAATAGAAAAATGAGCAATTCCCCAAAGGCTATTTAATGCATCATAAGATGCAAATGCTAAAATACCAAACTATTGATACTGGTTGACAACAACACGAAAATGCACAAGCAACAATGTGAATTGCATATATGCTCTTAATACTGCCACCAATAATGTGAATCAAGCACTAAATTTATTGATTTGAATCCAAATGATAAAAGCACAATCCATACGCGATTTGATTGATCCAATTTCTATTGCAACAGAATCAATTGAACCAAGAAAATCTGACCTCCATTGTAGAATAACAACTAGAAATAACATCAGAGATTGCATCAAGGCCTCCAAACTCTCTTAGCTTTTCTTTAAATGTTCCACCAACTCTTCTCACAGTATCAGGAGTATCTGAAATGAtgatgccaaaaaaataaaggtaaaatAATAGCAACAATCAGAGAACACACACTCCTGAAGAAGATGCCACAAAAAGGAAGGTCAAATAATAGCAACAATCAGAGAAAactatgaaaaatcaattcaaatgtAAAGATCAAATTTGGGAGCAACATGACTTAGAAAGTTACGTTATTACACCAGAGTAAAACATAACATCCGAATATCTGCAGAATTCTTCTCAAATTATTTGTACCATAACAAAAAATTCAAGATTTGGATTCTTTAACAGTTCTCAAAAGTTGCTCAGCCCACAAgtacaaaaaacaacaaaaatttatcaGTCAAAAAGCATGTATTGTATCATTGACACATAAGTGTTGATTGAAGAGAAGTCAAATAAAGTATCAATCACTTGCAATATTAGGCAATCAAAGGACCACTTATTCTTAGTGGAATGTCGATGAATACCAGGGAACAAATAAGGTTTTCCCAATTAAACCagaaataaactaaaacataataaaaatgcatGTACTGTTAATACATAACACATCAAGTTCACTCTAACGTCAATATCTCAATTGGGCTACAGAATCTTGAAATTGAACCTTACCTTCAAAAGAAACAGTAGATAAACATGCTTTCTCCATAGTCAATAAGGAAATCCATTTTGAGCTCAACTCTGGCTTTCCTGtcacatcatcatcttcattgcCTGATTTTAGTTCTTTGCAATTTAAAAGTATTGCATGAACTTTTGACATGATTGCGGAGGAGCTAGAATCTAATCCTTTCATGGAAGTGCCCTCAACTTGAGGCTTTCGTATCCCAAGAAGCTTATGCCCAAAGGTTGGGATCTTATCATTGGCAGTATCAGAAATGTGTATATTCAACAATTTTAGGAGAAAATGGATGCATGATGGTGAATCTAGCAAATGATCATCTTGAGCCTGAAAGGAACAAATTGATGAAGACCTTAAAAAAGGGATACATGGATATTATATTAACCAAATGATATGGTAAAATCAAAGTTAATTGCAGGGGCTTTACTCTCTAAAATCCAAGTATAAAATGTTGACAGAAACAGAAGATACAGTGCAAATATATGCTCACAGTGAATAATGGTTACTACCCTTATGCTTAAGGGCTTGGTTTACGCCAAACataatgtataaaataaaattgccatgatatttcattctttatttCATTACCCTAATGCTCACAACACAATACTATGATATTCATTTAGTTTACCGAAACTAATATAGTACCTTCTAGATGCCTGTTTCTTACCACTGTCCAAACACAGTAGAAGAAACACCTAAACGAAATTTGATCCAGACAAGACAGCATTAAGCTGGTTTTTCATAAGTCTAAGATCCATTTATTTCTTCTGGCAAAGGCTCAATGACTATAACCATGCTATAAGTTTCTTCAACAACTTaagaactcaaaaaaaaaagttactcaAACTGAAGGTTCAAAATGTCATTGAGAACAACATGAAACAACTTAATCAACGTGCATTATTCCTTTAGGATTGAGAGACAAAACCGACCATTATGAAAAACTGATATATAAGGCTTTTGTGAATCAAGAATCAAACTATCACCAAAAGCTTTTCTCTGATATGGGCATAGTTAAGTAAaagcattttttgtttttaagcgAATGGCATAGAATATGCACATCAAGGTGTGTTTTGATGGGAATATGGCCAGGGAATAAGCCCCTTATTCCTGGATTAGGGTGCATATCCTCTAGGATTagattattccataataaggcCCTTCATATGGAATAGGAAGCCTTGTTCAAAAACAAGCTGTTACCACCCCAGGCTGGTATCAGCTTATCCATGGAACAAGAACCAAGAACTAGGAGTCTGGTGCCTACTTGAGATTTACTGCCCTATAATGTATAAGGAACTTACATCACTtgccaaaacaaagaaaagagcTGCTGCAGCAATAGTGCTGGGGGAGTCATCAAGGTTGAGACCCAAAACAGCATCGATTATTTTCTTTGCcatcctgaaaaaaaaaacaagcattaaagagtaaaaattaatactttagtaaaaaaaaatcatgcaattAAAAGCAAATTTatcaataacaaaaagaaaagtaacACCCGTAAGGTTCAAAAAATATGCTGCAGAAGAATAAATCAACATTGACGGCTGCCATTCAGAAGCCATGCAAAACAATTATGGatgatacaaaaaaaattcttaactGTGGATATTTGTTCGACCAAAAAAGTACTTCTTTGAGAATTTTAAGTTAGATTTTCTAATAAATGATTCATGAGAAACTAATGGATATTTCAAAACGAAATTGATCAAGATGAAATGACTTTTATAAGCTTATTGCACACGTCCTTTGGAAAAGTTTCAGTTGTCATGAGTTACAAAGTTTCATCCTAAACATGAAATAAGCATATAAAAGTCATTTCATACATATGTACATCCTAAATATGTTTTGGTAAACTGATCTTAGCTCAACTGTTTATCAATCCACTAAACCCTAAGGACCAAAGGACCAATAAACACATCAAAACCTAAATTGGAGAAGCTGTGATTGCCAAGAAAGACTTGATggtgattatttttaaaactagtATTGAAACTTGTGGAAAGCAGCCATTTTTCTTGGAATGTGATTCTTTCCACTAGTTGGATAACTCCACAAACTAGTTGATGACGTTAGACTCAAACCCTAAATTCCACATTTCTACTCAACTATCAATAAGAAACCACGAGACAAACCCTAGCTTCCTAAATGTGGGTTTCATAAACTGAGAGCACCAATGGATTTTGACAAAACAAAGCATTGAAAATCTCTTTGAAACAAGAAGCAGTAATCTCAAGAACACCCTTTTACTTACCCCTGGGTTCTGAGCAACCTCCTCTGCTGCGTAGTCTCGCAGATTGACAACAGCGATAACAAACTCGCCCTCCGGATCCTCGCCGGCTGCCCGGGCCGCAGCCCATCCAGCGCGAAATTCACCTCATCAACATGCTCCATCATCTCTCCAAACTCCTGCGCCTCCATCAACGTCGCCGTCGCCGCCCCCTTCCCATTCTTGACCTCCCCGCCACTGCCCCTCTTCAAACCCCTCCCCTTCCTCCGCTCCCCATTCGATTCCTTTGAAAATGGAAGAGAAGGTTCGGGAGACTCATCAGGTGGGAGATCGAAGGGATGATCAAGGGACCAAGGCGAAGAGTCttgggaggagaagaagagagggaTGGGGACCTGGGAGCCACTGCCCTGCGAGAGGAACGGCTCAGGGTGGTCATCTTCACCCACGGTGGCCGGATCATCATCGTCGGCGAGGAGATTGGGATCGGAATGGCTCCGGGGGAGGCCCCGGCTCCGGCGAGTGTATGTACGTACGATCATCCTCGGGTGCTCCGTATCGGATCTTGAATTTCGCACCCGAGAGCGATATCTAAAGAAACGATTCTTATCGGATTCGGGTGCTAAAACGAAGCGAGATCCATTATTGGATTCGGGTCAGTAACGAGAGGCATATATGTGATAACACCCCTTCAAATATTAGAATGatgaaaaaattgtttttaccCCTCTTGCTTAGAGATCTTTCCAAATAAGTCCTTATTTGGGCATCACTTGGACCGAAAGAGACATTTAAGTAAACTTTATTACATTCTTCATCAGCCGTGACTGCCcacttataaataaaaattattgattgcGTCACTCAAGCAATGAATTCCTCTGAACGTTGTTTAATTattaagttttaatgttttatatcaAGTTTCATGTTATAGAATTCATCTAGATTTATGGCATTATTATGGGGTCTAAATAGAAAActtgatttaaatatatcagcctgaattttaaaaatgtagtcaataatttatttgcatacctaatcaaaatatataatttttttaataaaatagacaaaCCAACGATAAAAATGTGTTAGTGTAGAATTAGTATCCTAATATATCTGTGCCATGGGTAAAAACACAAATGTCTTTTATGCATCAAAgtgaataattattaatatatttttcaaaaaagttgTATATAATAAGTCCATATAAAATGAGTTTTGTTTTAACTTTAACCCTCTTCCATGTGATGTACTCAGTCAACCATGCTATTGTGtggataaaaaaatcaaaataaatgataGTTCACATTTTATTAGTAGTTTCCacttaatttatgaaaaaaaaatttggtctAGCGCCATTAATTTTACTGTATAATACttgatttgtaaatttttcattaattttatctaaaataGGGTGAATACAATGGagccaattaaaaaaatctgtaGTGTTAGAGTGGGTTTGTGACTCAATCCTCGGTGAGGGCACATAACTGAACAATCAATTTCTGATTGTGCTCGTACCTctgattatatatatgcattgttAAAAAAACACTATAAGTCATTTTAAATTGATTCtcatttttataaacaaaaatatttatatgtgataa
It encodes:
- the LOC120275674 gene encoding wings apart-like protein 1 yields the protein MIVRTYTRRSRGLPRSHSDPNLLADDDDPATVGEDDHPEPFLSQGSGSQVPIPLFFSSQDSSPWSLDHPFDLPPDESPEPSLPFSKESNGERRKGRGLKRGSGGEVKNGKGAATATLMEAQEFGEMMEHVDEVNFALDGLRPGQPARIRRASLLSLLSICETTQQRRLLRTQGMAKKIIDAVLGLNLDDSPSTIAAAALFFVLASDAQDDHLLDSPSCIHFLLKLLNIHISDTANDKIPTFGHKLLGIRKPQVEGTSMKGLDSSSSAIMSKVHAILLNCKELKSGNEDDDVTGKPELSSKWISLLTMEKACLSTVSFEDTPDTVRRVGGTFKEKLREFGGLDAISDVISSCYSTMEIELKHTLHSVRDIKDGAALQCAVLLLKCLKIMENATFLSKDNQKHLLGMKSNMKSGGLPLSFVGMIISFIKLLSGLSRHQSSWNISKQMTPSNCPSERTGLDFSPASENQLKKHLLDNQDQTSSCDHVGRSSVEVSPGERINACLKRQRLSICQSEESIPNIGMTLSTGTDVYSVKRISDSTISGLSNGVLTGSNGESHKNATGLSKSHCKSSNGWISIKAIGSKRTLSSLSRKPHVSEDVKGNCMKDSYDPFAFDEDDMEPSKWELLAKKKEPMQTLQISSQNKVMDESDIQMGPTDHELSQVTDRENHLTVGNSSLTSIEEDSTLIEDCLLTAIKVLMNLTNDNPIGCRQIAACGGLETLASLILSHFPSFGVSCSTHSQLKDTISSSSSLIEASQLKNKHLNDHELEFLVAILGLLVNLVEKDSQNRSRLVSAQVSVEEPGISEESVNDRDVIPLLCSIFLANQGSGEGAGDESPLLCDDEASLLQGEREAEMMIIQAYAALLLAFLSTESSNAREAIAKCLPNHNLRALVPVLERFVAFHLSLNMISPETHSAVNEVIESCKEP